One Egicoccus halophilus genomic region harbors:
- the lysA gene encoding diaminopimelate decarboxylase has protein sequence MAGGRRPAGAGQRAGPAAGHRPGTDVTMTAGPWPLTAERDADGGLHVGGVALSELAREHGTPLWVVDEADLRERCRTYRAGFPGVEVAYASKAWCTTAVLQLVDEEGLLVDVVSGGELHTALVAGVDPSRIVLHGNNKSLVELDRALEVGVGRIVVDSFEELDRLERLAAARDTIASVWLRITPGIDAHTHEYVRTGHDDSKFGFTLSLGLADRAVARARDLEHVEVVGLHAHIGSQIFGTDPFVANAEVMLDLLARWRDELGVTLAELNLGGGMGIRYTHEDHPVEVARYGEAVLHAVDERCRRRGLERPRLVVEPGRAIVGPSTLTLYEVGTIKVLPGLRTYVSVDGGMSDNIRPALYDAEHEVALANRLGADDPISTTVVGKHCESGDLVREHASLPADVAVGDLLAVAATGAYTESMASNYNRLPRPAAVLVRDGQVRTIIRRETLDDLVARDVPLR, from the coding sequence CTGGCTGGCGGTCGCCGCCCGGCAGGTGCTGGCCAACGCGCTGGGCCTGCTGCGGGTCACCGCCCCGGAACGGATGTGACGATGACTGCCGGACCCTGGCCCCTGACGGCCGAACGGGACGCCGACGGGGGACTGCACGTCGGTGGTGTCGCCCTGTCCGAGCTCGCCCGCGAGCACGGCACCCCGCTGTGGGTCGTCGACGAGGCCGACCTGCGCGAGCGGTGCCGCACCTACCGCGCGGGGTTCCCGGGTGTCGAGGTCGCCTACGCGTCCAAGGCGTGGTGCACCACCGCCGTCCTGCAACTCGTCGACGAGGAGGGCCTGCTGGTCGACGTCGTCTCCGGTGGGGAGCTGCACACGGCGCTGGTCGCGGGGGTGGACCCGTCGAGGATCGTGCTGCACGGCAACAACAAGTCGCTGGTCGAGCTCGACCGGGCGCTCGAGGTCGGCGTCGGGCGCATCGTGGTCGACTCGTTCGAGGAGCTCGACCGGCTCGAGCGGCTCGCCGCCGCGCGCGACACGATCGCGTCTGTCTGGCTGCGCATCACGCCCGGCATCGACGCGCACACGCACGAGTACGTTCGTACCGGACACGACGACTCGAAGTTCGGGTTCACGCTGTCGCTCGGTCTGGCCGACCGCGCCGTCGCCCGCGCCCGGGACCTCGAGCACGTCGAGGTCGTCGGCCTGCACGCCCACATCGGCTCGCAGATCTTCGGTACCGATCCGTTCGTCGCCAACGCCGAGGTGATGCTCGACCTGCTCGCCCGCTGGCGCGACGAGCTCGGCGTGACGCTGGCCGAGCTCAACCTCGGCGGCGGCATGGGCATCCGCTACACCCACGAGGACCATCCGGTCGAGGTGGCGCGCTACGGCGAGGCGGTCCTGCACGCGGTGGACGAGCGGTGCCGGCGACGGGGACTCGAGCGGCCGCGGTTGGTGGTCGAACCCGGCCGCGCGATCGTCGGCCCGTCCACGCTCACCCTCTACGAGGTCGGGACCATCAAGGTGCTGCCCGGTCTACGGACCTACGTCAGCGTGGACGGGGGCATGTCCGACAACATCCGTCCGGCGCTCTACGACGCCGAGCACGAGGTGGCGCTCGCCAACCGGCTCGGGGCCGACGACCCGATCTCCACCACGGTGGTGGGCAAGCACTGCGAGTCCGGTGACCTCGTCCGCGAGCACGCGTCGTTGCCGGCCGACGTGGCCGTCGGGGACCTGCTCGCCGTCGCGGCCACCGGTGCCTACACCGAGTCGATGGCGTCCAACTACAACCGTC